The Lolium perenne isolate Kyuss_39 chromosome 6, Kyuss_2.0, whole genome shotgun sequence genome segment ACAATGGGTGGCATACCTCCTCAATCAATAATGACTGATCAGTGTAGGTCAATGGGCAGTGCAATAAAAGAGGTTTTCCCAAACGCAACACACAAAAATTGTTTGTTCCATGTGAAGAAGAATTGCGATGACAAAAATGGACCAACATTTGCAGAGAATGAAGGGTTGTATGAGGATATGCAAGACATTATAGATAACTCATTGACAGTACAAGAATTTGAGACACTATGGCCACAAATGATTGAGAAGTACAATGTTGCTGGTGTGAAAGTATTTGAGGACATGTGGACCAATAGAAAGAAGTTTGTTCCAGTATACTTCAAAACAAATTTTTTCCCATTTATACAGACAACAGCTAGAAGTGAAGCAACGAATGCCTTGTTCAAGAAAGGAGTTGGCGCACAATTCAGCATGACTAGCTTCCTAAGGGAGTATCAGCGAATAATGGATACAATACATGCAAATGAAGATGAGTTGGACCACAAGGTTGTAAACAAGAAAGTCCAGCCAACTAGATTCTTGACAAAGTACTACATAGAAAGACAAGCTCATGACTTATACAACCTTACCATCTTCAGAAAATTCCAGTTCACACTCAAGGATGTTACAAGGCTAAATATTCGAGAGGAAGAAAAGGAAAAAGTTTTCGTCTTGTTCCAGGCCAGCAATTGTGTAATAAAAGAACACAGGCAACGAAACTACATAGTGCTGGTGAACAAACAGACAGAAGAATACTCATGTGTTTGCTGCAAATTTGAAAAGGATGGGATCTTGTGCTCTCATATTCTGAAAGTGATGCTGCACCTTGAGGTCGAGAAAATTCCAGAGAAGTACATAATTGAAAGATGGCGAAAGAAGAATCAAAAACTCAACTACAGACTACCAGCACCAGAAGAAATAGACAATGATAGTCTAAGGTACAGCTTGCTAACAAGAATCTTGACACAGACAGCTTCTAAAGGATCGAAGAGCAGAGAAAAATGCCAGTACCTGATACAAGAAGCAAAACGAATAGAAGAACACTTGGATGCAATGGACAGAGTAAGAGAAGACACTGGAGAAACGCAACCCACAGATCAGCCCACATCGACAAGGACAGTTTCAAACTTGTTCAATGCATCACTGCATGAAGGTTCGAGTGCAACAATAGACATAGTTAACCCTGATCATGCACATACAAGAGGGCGCCCAAGGATGATGACAATAAAGGAGAAAATAAAGCAAAACAAGTTCTACAAATGCTCACACTGTGGCAGTGGTGAACACACTTTGAAGAACTGTACAAACAAACATCTTGTATTCAATTTGCCTAAACCGAAAAGGACCCGAAAAACAAAAATTACAGGTTCAGGTAATATATGATTGTATGATATCATGTCTGAAGAAAAACCAAAGTTATCAAACTACATTACATAATAAAACCTACTTTTAAATTGCAGGTACAAATTCTCCAGCCATGAAATCAgcaaagaaggggaaaaaacAAAGGATGCAGTTCGAACCAATCAAGAAACCCATGTTGAAATGACAGGAAACACAATGAGTGGGGGAGAATCTTCAGTAATTGTACCACCCCGCATGTAACGGGGGAGCAAGTGATGGTTGGAGgacatatttatgtaatagtGTTATTTCTCTGGTCAAATGATTGTAAACTCAAATTAAGAAGGAACACCGTGTGACATGTTTTATTCGTGATGTACTCCAAATTATTGCATGTTTGGTGTGAACTTATCCGTTACATACACAGATTGCAAAAACTTAGTGTGGACAAAGGATAAAAGTTTTACAGAGGAGTGAATCAAAAAGATAGAGATAGAGCATCGGGATAAAAAAAGTTACCTTTGAGAAAAGTGCAGCGGTGCTACTTCCGCCTTGATTTGTAAGCCCGTAACACCTGACCGACCTTCTCAACTACCTCTTCCGTGCAAAAACTACCACAAATGTTGTTCCTTCTCTggaagatgaagatcaacaactCCGACAGCAGAAATGGAGGGAAAAAAGACGGAAAGAATCAGATCTAGAAGTGCAAAAAGCACCcgataaaagaaaaagaacaagcagGTTTTGACAGAAAGACGTACTTCAATTTGTAAATTCTCTGCAGTCCAACATATCATCCTGAACTCCCTGTGATGCGAAAATATGAATTGTATTATGTTAAAATTCAAAACTAGAAGCAAAATATACAAAAAACACTGTAAAGTAGGTCTAGAGCGAGACACCTGTATTAAGACCTTATTTTCTACACTATTATTTAGCACACCATCACCCCACGTTATATATTAAAAAATAAGATTGTGTTCTGACTTGCAGACTAAAGTttaagaaaagaaatattatctGACGAGACTGGACCAGATTTATTAAAAAACGTCCGCGTCTCTTCATCAAATTGAAATAACAGTGCTATTCCCACAGGCAAACACAGTTTATATAAAGATCACAGTCCAAACATCTAACTACAGAGTACACCTGAATGTCGAAGGAAACAACAAACCAGAAGACACAAGGAAATCACGACAACACCTATCTTGCATAGATTTGAAAATGCCCAATCGCAACTGCAACGCGCTAATTCGTAGGAGCCAGATCACACCTAGTTTCATGTGGCAGCGATTTACAATGCATTGCCAGGGATGAACAACCGTCAAAACTCGAAAACTACAAACAGAAAGTCAGGAAAAGGGGATGCAAATCTACAAATTCAGAGGCTGCATCTGCTGAGATTTACAGATCGGCATACTGAAACATAACACAGGTAGAATCATAGCCTGACACCCAATGTGTGACCAAAAATACCATGACATTAAACAAGGGAAGAAATTCGCATACCTCCAACCGACGGCTCTCTTTAGTCCCAGGTTTTGCTCCTAAACTTTTCTATCATCTGCTTCAAAATTTTGAGTCAGTATTATTTATAGAGCATCATGTTTCTAGAAATGATTTCAGACCATAAGAAAAGCTTGAAGTAAACTCACTAAATTTTGAATCTTATTGCTACCTAGATGAGGGACTAGCTACTAGAAGGATGTATAGTTCTACAATTTTCAATTATAGCGACATCAATTGCGGAGAAATACGGTTAAGTGGAGTTCCCTTATGACTATGCATTGCAAACATTTAAATTGAGGACAGAACTAAAAATATGAGTGCATGCACAGTACAACTGAGATGGAGAATAGTAAGCAAACAAATACTAAATAGTGAGAGATAAAAAGATACATAATACAAAGGAGACAGACAGAAAACATACATATATAGCATGAGAGAAAGAGAGCTACCTTGAAGAGTGCAGCGTTTGCTATTTGCCATCTGATTCGTGCAGCAGATGGAGCGGCGCACAAAAAGATATAACAAATTACAACCGTAGATTTGAGTGGAAGTGGGCAGGAATGCAAACTAAGGTACCAAGAAAGGAAAAAAGAAGGCAGAAGACAAAGTTCTCCAATGAATATCCAGTCACAAAACTGAATAATCGAGAACTGACCATAGTCAAATTTCCCCGCACGTGTCCTTCATGCAGCATATGGATCGGTATACAAACAGATATACTGACTAAAGGCATAGATCTGATTGAGAAGCGGGCGGGGACACAAATTAAAGGTAGATAAAAGAGACAGAGGGGACACAATGCCTGATTAGTGCAAGTGGCGCACAGACGGAAACAAGCGACTACGGTTGTAGATCGGAGTGGATCCGGTCGTAAATGCAAATGGGGAATTTCAGGCAATGAAAAAGAGACAATGCCTCAATGCTCAAGCAGAGATACATCGAGTAGCtgagaaaaaaagaaaaatagcGATAAAACTAAAAGACATTAAGCTGACGACATTAACCAGAAAGAAAAGGTAGAAACAACCATGAAAGAAAAGGTCCTCCTCCTTTATCCGGGCTTGGAACCGGCTATCCAAAAAAGAATATGTTAGATAGGCGGAGTTACCCCATATAACCCCAACCCCACGGAAAAAGTAATGAGAATCACAAAAATATGAAAAATAAAGAAACCATATACAAAAGTCAAACAAATACTGAAGAAACCAGATACAAAACAACATTCAATTAAAAATAGTCTtacaaacaaaaagaaaaagaaggatAGAACTAGAATACAAAAAATATACTAATGTAGAGTTGTAATAAACTGCTGCTATCTTCTGACAACTCTTGTTCTATAACATGAACATATAAATGTGGAAAAGATCAGTAGCGCGCAGAAAGCGGGGACTTGAGGACTAGAGGTCGGGCCTTTTTCTTCTCTAAGCAGGCATGTCCACACTTTCAGGCACTTGAGAAAAATAAAACGGAATTCTGACCCCAGGAGGTATACTATCAATCACTTGGCGTCGAAACTGATGCATCAACTTTGAAAATTCCTGCTTATTGTTTCCAACCGAAAACCAAAAAGGACTATGACTGCAACACAACAAAGAATAGACTTATATAAAATTACTATAAAGTCAGACATACAaccataaaaagaaaaagaaaataagaggTAGAATACAAACCTGCATCTTGTAGTTTAGGACCACTGATTTGTCAACATTGTTCCTTTTGCAGAAATATAGCTGGTTGGCATACTGAATTCTAATGTGAATAATGTCATCCTTGGAAAATAAAGAGCATGTATCAACCTCTGGTTTGAAAATTTCCATAAATTTCATAGTAAACACCCCACAATCATCACTGTCAAAAAGAAAAACACGGAGAAAACAAATCATAAGGCGACAAAAAAGGAGGTACTTAAAAACCTCAAACCTGAAAAGTAACACAAGTAGAAAATGATATACGCAGTTTGAACATGACAAAAATAGAAGAATATGAACTTACGGGTTATCTTGCTTCGGGACTTTGGCATACATTATTGAAAAACTTCTAAAAATATTCTCTTCAGTTTTGAATATAATTTGCCATAGTTTCACAAAGTTGTTGATCTATAAAAAGACAAAAAGAACACCACCACAAAAAATGAATTGTAATTAATAGTGATACACACATGGATTCAAAAAAACATATATTGACATTTTTGCTTGTGGAAAAATCAGATTACCAAGACGTTCTTGATGGAAGTATGGAAATCATCATCCTTGTTATACAGGGAATCAAGAAAGACAAACAACTTGAATTTGAAATCCACGGAGAAGGTAAACCAGTGCCGTGAGCGACAAATTGGAAAAAATAGCTACAAAAAAAGAAACAGATGGATACATGACTAAAAGAGAATGGCATAGTAGAAACAAAATGGAATTAAATATTACAACTAAAACAATAAAACATAAAATACCCTGTCAGATAACTCCAGTCTTTTCCCTTTGCTAGCTGATGCAGCACCAATGAAAGCCTTGGAAATTAAATCAAGCTGAGCTTCATTCTTATAATCCAAAATGTTCTCCTGCAAAACAACAACACATAAGTGCAACGACATTTCGAGCTAAAAAAGATTGTCCCAGGCAGTGACAAGTACTAAAGAGTGAAAGTTACTAGcaccaatgaaggagaagaaatgGTGCCTCCCAGATTTACTAGGATGATTATCCTCGAACAACTTGCGACAAAAAACTGGAATAAGGAAGTTGTCGACATGACCTTCCCTCTGCAAAGATTGGCCTAGGGATATGAAGTTACAATGAACCTTTGAATACTTAACACAGTATGACCTGGCAATGAAAAAATCAGAGAGAAACACAATAATAAGAAATCCAAAAATCAATATATAAAGTACAAAATCAACACTCAAAAAATGAAAACACATCAGTATAGACAGAGGAGATATACATACTTTTGAACTCCCTTTGTGTATGCCAATTCAACAATAGAACAGAAATTCTTCACGTCAAGGTTTGACACAGGAAAACGACGATTCTGAACCAAAGGAAGAGCCAAAGTGTTTTTAGGCTGGAGAACGATAATATCATCTTTTGGGAACATTTCTTCAGCAGCATTCTGTGACAGGTCGATATAGTTATCTAAGTTATTTCCAAACTGACTTCCAATTGCAGGTTGTGGTGCTTTGTTAATCAACTTGTTGTACAGCTCATCACTTTGGCTGGCAAGCTCAACTTGTCTCAAATAGAAATCCTTTGACACATTACTAGCTTTGGGAGAATTCAAAATCTATGATGAAAAAACATAAGATGAAAATTCAGAAAAGGGGGAAATACACAACACAAAAAGtagacaacaataaatactattaCTGAGATATATATACATACTGCTTTCGGAGAGGACTCAGGTACAAGGATAGGAGCTTCTTTGGATCCAGTTCTACTAGTATTCTTTACTGTAACTTCTTCAGGTATAGCAAAACCAGAAGCAACCTACAGAAAAAAATGTGGAAGAGATAACACTGATCACAAACTTAGAACTCTGATCACAAACTTAGAACTGTGATCACAAACTCTGTTCAGGTACAAAAGATAGGAGCTCCTTTGGATCCAGTGAAAGGACTTTACCTTTTCAGCAGCACCTTGCGGGAATGTAGTCTTTAAACTAGGATATGCCATATTGTCGTCGACCACAAAACCTCCAAAGGATATAGATTGGTGGAAATTGTTATTGTCGTGTTTTCTGTCCTCAATAACAAATTCCGGAGACTCTTTAAAACCAACATGAAACTGATCATCGAGAACTTTATGAGGAAACCTTGACATAACCTTCCTCAGCGGATGCATTGCAGGAGCTACAAAAAGTTTTGTATTAATTATGGGTACAAGGAAtttattttgcttcttagatggaTGGATGTCGGAATGGAAAATCTTTTTGGTTACATCTGATCCAAGCATAGGAACTCATAAGTGATGTAAACGTGGGAGCCAAAAAGACAGCAAGCATACTATAAAAAGGATAATGTGCTAGTACTTGATTATGAGCAGAGCATACTAGGCAGAGCCAAAACTAACTCTGAACCACAATCAAAATCAGTTCGAAATCAAACATCAGATTGATGCAAAAAACATTCATCATTGTCGCTGACTACTTGCTATGGAGGTTAACTAGAACCAAGCAAAGAACTAAACATCAGCACCAAAAAAGGTGGCAACTGAAGCAGGGCAATGTCTGCATGATTTATTCTTTGATGAAATAGGACAGCAAAATCATCTAATGGAGCTCCATGCAACAAAAGGTCAATGATGATTAGTTCCTAATAGAGCGAAACAATCTTTAGAGAGAGCATTTGCTTGAGAATAAAAAATACCCAAAACACGGAAGCTAACTCCTAGACACACTAAAAGAACTTAAAAAATCTTCAGCGTGCTCTCATCGCAGACAAAACTGATCCACAGCCGAAATGCAAAAAAAGATATCCGGTGGCATAAAATGAACTAAAAGTCACTAATTCACACCCTCACTAACAAAGGAAGATGAAAAAACTAGCAAATCATCTAAGATTTACGCCACTAAGATCACTACCCATTTTGGAAAAAAAACTAATACAAGACTAGGATCACTACCCAGGTTAGCAAAATATACATATATAAAGTTCCATTTTGGCTATAACTAAAAATATAAAGGTGAAaaaatagaagaagaagaagtacctGTGTTAAAAGAGCATAATTGAGATGTTTTCCTCGTCACACATTCTGGAGTTTCTGATGAAAAGATAaagatgaatcaaaaagtaattaAATTCCTCCTCCCATGTTGAATATATTATGCTTACAAAGAAAATATTTATGAAAGCAAACATAGGAACCAGAATCTCACCAAAAACTTCGGTCAGATTATTCTTCACTGCACTATTGGTTACTGTTTTGAAGAAATCATGTTGGTTGACAAAGCCAAGTTTGCTTGCTACGTCCAGCTAACCTCAACAACAAATAAGAACAAATAAAGGAGTCATGtataataaaaaaacaaaaagaagtACCAGTAATCAAgctagcaaaaaaaaaaacactatACATTAGCTTCAGAACTGATTTTCATATCCCCAACTAGAGAAGCAGCACACTTGGGTATCTCATTTTCAGAACACCTCGAGATCTTGAGAAATTCCAACACATTTGtaacacactgttcaactttggaCACATTAGGATTTTCAACAGTAATTGCAGTTTGAACTGAAGCAATGATGCCATCAATAATCTgtagaaaaaaaggaaaagagcaccAGTAAATCGAATAAGTGTTATATAGCAAAAGACAaaaatcaaaaacaaaaacaGAACGATGAATTAAGCAAAGGGAACATTACCTTTCGCTCAAAAGTACTGCCAAACCTCAAGTATAAATTGTTCTTAAAGACCAAGGAAAAACAAGCTGGTTCAGGATGAAAACTTGAAGCATCCTTGACACATTTCGAAGAATCCTGCAACGCACCCTAAGAAAAACATGCCAACCACGCTATTGTCAGGAAATAGAACAGCAGAATAAAAAAGCATATGTTGAATAACAAAAAACAGAATCACACCTGAAGATAGCATGACGGTAGGTTATTCCTAAAATCCCTCTTTCCAAACACATTATTCTTTACATGATCTAAATCGGAGAAGAATTTTATCAGACTCCCATTCCAAACAGAAACCCTAGGCACAGCTTGATCAAGAATAATAGCTCCGAAATCCAAAGAATCGAGATAGTAAACCTGCAAATACATAAAAAATACCCCATCATTTAAAAAAAGCAAAACCCGGAG includes the following:
- the LOC127310222 gene encoding protein FAR1-RELATED SEQUENCE 5-like, whose translation is MGGIPPQSIMTDQCRSMGSAIKEVFPNATHKNCLFHVKKNCDDKNGPTFAENEGLYEDMQDIIDNSLTVQEFETLWPQMIEKYNVAGVKVFEDMWTNRKKFVPVYFKTNFFPFIQTTARSEATNALFKKGVGAQFSMTSFLREYQRIMDTIHANEDELDHKVVNKKVQPTRFLTKYYIERQAHDLYNLTIFRKFQFTLKDVTRLNIREEEKEKVFVLFQASNCVIKEHRQRNYIVLVNKQTEEYSCVCCKFEKDGILCSHILKVMLHLEVEKIPEKYIIERWRKKNQKLNYRLPAPEEIDNDSLRYSLLTRILTQTASKGSKSREKCQYLIQEAKRIEEHLDAMDRVREDTGETQPTDQPTSTRTVSNLFNASLHEGTNSPAMKSAKKGKKQRMQFEPIKKPMLK
- the LOC127310221 gene encoding uncharacterized protein, which encodes MFGLPELPRITFFGNKLKSREVLTDKEVFVCFMVIAFKCFLFPSSSELPNTDYLSILQDPESTSSVDLCMLVFQHFISGVHRYNRTCKLIGRKGKGFEFSNYILAVYYLDSLDFGAIILDQAVPRVSVWNGSLIKFFSDLDHVKNNVFGKRDFRNNLPSCYLQGALQDSSKCVKDASSFHPEPACFSLVFKNNLYLRFGSTFERKIIDGIIASVQTAITVENPNVSKVEQCVTNVLEFLKISRCSENEIPKCAASLVGDMKISSEANLDVASKLGFVNQHDFFKTVTNSAVKNNLTEVFETPECVTRKTSQLCSFNTAPAMHPLRKVMSRFPHKVLDDQFHVGFKESPEFVIEDRKHDNNNFHQSISFGGFVVDDNMAYPSLKTTFPQGCFWFCYT